A section of the Maylandia zebra isolate NMK-2024a linkage group LG8, Mzebra_GT3a, whole genome shotgun sequence genome encodes:
- the LOC101465286 gene encoding microfibril-associated glycoprotein 4: MMIRLVFAVLLPAAAYQSPLPTDCSDIYRGGAGVDGVYTIYPAGSTSPVQVYCDMSKDDIDNSAEKWTVIQRRQDGTVNFFKKWEHYKTGFGSAAGEYWLGLETMHLLTQRKNYELKVDMEDFEGQKVFAHYSSFSVGPESDGYKLNLGSFIKGAAGDSLSIHNGMKFTTIDNDQDTHPSNCAMVCYGGFWYSSCYAANPNAIYMWGPSTRLTGVHWRTFKGLEYSLKTMVMKIRPAAT; this comes from the exons ATGATG ATCAGACTTGTGTTTGCAGTGCTGCTGCCTGCAGCAGCTTATCAATCCCCTCTGCCCACAGACTGTAGTGACATCTACAGAGGTGGTGCAGGCGTGGATGGAGTATACACCATCTATCCAGCTGGCTCCACCTCTCCTGTGCAGGTTTACTGTGACATGAGCAAAGACGACATCGACAACTCAGCAGAAAAATGGACG GTGATTCAGAGAAGACAAGATGGCACAGTGAACTTCTTCAAGAAGTGGGAGCACTACAAAACCGGATTTGGGAGCGCTGCTGGAGAGTACTGGCTGG GCCTGGAGACAATGCATCTGCTAACCCAACGCAAGAACTATGAGCTGAAGGTCGACATGGAAGATTTTGAAGGCCAGAAGGTCTTTGCCCATTACTCCTCCTTCTCTGTTGGCCCAGAGTCAGATGGATATAAGTTAAACCTGGGAAGTTTCATCAAAGGGGCAGCAG gaGACTCTCTAAGTATTCACAATGGAATGAAATTCACTACCATTGACAATGATCAAGATACACATCCTTCGAACTGTGCCATGGTGTGCTATGGAGGATTCTGGTACAGCTCGTGCTATGCTGCCAACCCCAATGCCATCTACATGTGGGGACCTTCAACCCGTTTAACTGGCGTGCACTGGAGAACTTTTAAAGGGCTTGAATACTCCCTAAAAACCATGGTAATGAAAATTAGACCAGCTGCTACATAA